A region from the Pithys albifrons albifrons isolate INPA30051 chromosome Z, PitAlb_v1, whole genome shotgun sequence genome encodes:
- the LOC139685049 gene encoding LOW QUALITY PROTEIN: heat shock factor protein 5-like (The sequence of the model RefSeq protein was modified relative to this genomic sequence to represent the inferred CDS: deleted 2 bases in 1 codon): MRTHHKNKDVTWGLKARCRAPVAPLSRCAGSSQAALVNSSGTFPARLWQLVNSPRVRSVRWDPRAQGLLVDGALFQRELLSAGGAAGAGGDVAAAAPGVFKATNFGSFVRQLNLYGFHKTPALAGAGAAALPGSDGPLLHFCSPYFRRDPPELLVHIKRLTRANRERLAAGLEVRSRRPSRFQQLLRAARDPRRDPRGQ, from the exons ATGAGGACACACCACAAAAACAAAGATGTCACATGGGGCCTCAAG GCTCGCTGTCGCGCCCCTGTCGCGCCCCTGTCGCGATGTGCCGGCAGCTCCCAGGCGGCCCTGGTGAACAGCTCCGGCACCTTCCCCGCCAGGCTGTGGCAGCTGGTGAACAGCCCCCGCGTCCGCTCCGTGCGCTGGGACCCGCGGGCGCAGGGGCTGCTCGTCGACGGGGCGCTTTTCCAGCGGGAGCTGCTGAGCGCGGGCGGCGccgccggggcgggcggggatgtggcggcggcggccccgggcgTCTTCAAAGCCACGAACTTCGGCAGCTTCGTGCGGCAGCTCAACCTGTACGGCTTCCACAAGACGCCGGCGCTGGCGGGGGCCGGTGCCGCGGCTCTGCCGGGCTCCGACGGGCCCCTGCTGCACTTCTGCAGCCCCTACTTCCGGCGCGAC CCCCCCGAGCTGCTGGTGCACATCAAGCGCCTGACCAGGGCCAACAGGGAGCGGCTGGCGGCCGGGCTGGAGGTGCGCAGCCGGCGGCCCAGCcgcttccagcagctcctcagggctgcCCGCGACCCCCGGCGGGACCCTCGGGGACAGTGA